In Sneathia sanguinegens, the sequence TATCTGTAATAAGAATGTTTTAATAATAGAAGATATTATCGACACTGGAACTACTCTATATAAAATAAAAGAATTTTTATTACAAAGAAAACCTAAAAGTTTAAAAATTTGTACTTTACTTGATAAACCTTCAAGAAGAGTGCATGATGTTAAAATTGATTATGTTGGATTTACAATACCAGATGTCTTTATCGTAGGATATGGTATAGATTATGCACAACAATATAGAACATTACCATATTTGGCTGAAGTTGTTAAGGAGGATGAATAATAATGGATAAAACTTTTGTTGTAGTAGGAACACAATTTGGAGATGAAGGTAAGGGTAAAATAATAGATGTTTTGGCACCAACAGCAGATTATGTTGTTAGATTTCAAGGTGGTAATAATGCTGGGCATACAGTAGTAGTAGGAAATGAAAAATTTGTATTACATTTATTACCTTCAGGTATAATAAGTTCAAAGGGTAAGTGTGTAATTGGTGCAGGAGTGGTTATATATTTAAAGGTTCTACTAGAAGAAATAGAACAATTAGAAACAAGAGGTTTAGATTTATCAAAACTATATATAGATAAAAGAGCACATATAATTTTCCCATATCATATTGCAATTGATAAGGCAAAAGAAGAAGCTTTAGGTAAAAATAAAATAGGAACAACACAAAGAGGTATAGGACCTTGCTATGTAGATAAGATCTCAAGAAATGGTATAAGAATAGGAGATTTATTAGATGAAGAAAGATTTCATAGCAAATTAGAATGGAATTTAAAAGAAAAAA encodes:
- the hpt gene encoding hypoxanthine phosphoribosyltransferase encodes the protein MKHHVVELISEKEIAERIEELGKKISEDFKDEELILVALLRGSALFLADISRKITSNCRIDFMCVSSYGNSMETSGNINIKKDLDEDICNKNVLIIEDIIDTGTTLYKIKEFLLQRKPKSLKICTLLDKPSRRVHDVKIDYVGFTIPDVFIVGYGIDYAQQYRTLPYLAEVVKEDE